In one Alnus glutinosa chromosome 14, dhAlnGlut1.1, whole genome shotgun sequence genomic region, the following are encoded:
- the LOC133857402 gene encoding uncharacterized protein LOC133857402, translated as MGGCATKPKVLKEAPAPEPAKDQKPSAAPEPPVVVETPVVVVVGVTEGDEKIDAKEKEVEGDKVKEIVDDDKVDDQDSKRRSLSILFKENAEGKDSTGDGNPAVETLKEEPPVNVKPTYESETTVLEVEKTVIPVEQTPVPEVVDAQKPETPVQQSTPVSEVVDAQKSETPVQLSEVVYAPEKAEPEKTTESTAAAENKTEVPDVVAEDHTKTERHKAVEAVETTSEEKKTEALDVGSGKEEAKAHKAIEAEVDTTETHNYGTSEEKKTEAKGRAEEKANV; from the exons ATGGGAGGGTGTGCGACCAAGCCCAAGGTCTTGAAGGAGGCCCCGGCTCCCGAGCCGGCTAAGGACCAGAAGCCCTCGGCCGCTCCCGAGCCGCCTGTTGTTGTCGAGACGCCTGTTGTTGTCGTTGTTGGTGTTACCGAGGGTGATGAGAAGATTGATGCCAAGGAGAAGGAGGTAGAGGGCGATAAGGTCAAGGAGATTGTTGACGATGACAAGGTTGACGACCAAGACAGCAAGCGCCGTTCCCTCAGCATCTTATTCAAGGAG AATGCAGAAGGGAAAGACTCAACAGGAGATGGGAACCCTGCAGTGGAGACACTAAAAGAAGAACCCCCGGTGAATGTAAAACCTACATATGAATCTGAAACAACGGTTTTAGAGGTTGAAAAAACTGTAATTCCGGTTGAACAGACCCCTGTCCCTGAAGTTGTTGATGCTCAAAAGCCTGAAACTCCAGTTCAACAGAGTACTCCTGTCTCAGAAGTTGTTGATGCTCAAAAGTCTGAAACTCCAGTTCAACTCTCAGAAGTTGTATATGCTCCTGAAAAGGCCGAACCGGAGAAAACGACTGAAAGTACTGCAGCAGCTGAAAATAAAACAGAAGTCCCAGATGTTGTTGCCGAGGATCATACCAAGACTGAAAGACACAAGGCAGTTGAAGCCGTAGAAACGACGTCCgaggaaaagaaaacagaagCACTGGATGTTGGCAGTGGTAAAGAGGAGGCGAAAGCACACAAGGCAATTGAAGCTGAAGTAGATACTACAGAGACACACAATTATGGCACGtctgaagaaaagaaaacagaagcAAAGGGTAGGGCTGAAGAGAAAGCCAATGTGTGA